In the genome of Bacillus sp. S3, one region contains:
- a CDS encoding nuclease-related domain-containing protein, whose protein sequence is MAYKSRTEREELTILRILDPRMKLPEEDKRNFLYLKKGFEGEMKFDSLTEKLESDCLILNDLLLELNKSKFQIDSLLIQDKLYLFDVKNLEGDYYYENGEFYYQAGKLTNNPIAQLQRCESLLLQLLQKYGFKLPVESRLVFINPEFTLYQAPKNKPIVHPTQVNALMKKLNSWTGKVNGKHKKLADLLVSMHQVESPYPRVPRYEFKGLRKGVICFSCPSFFLTVNGRKIVCDDCGCAESIDAAILRCVKELKLLFPDLKITTSVVFDWCGGELRKIVLEEFCIKTLKY, encoded by the coding sequence ATGGCTTATAAGTCGCGGACGGAACGAGAAGAACTAACGATATTAAGAATCTTAGACCCAAGAATGAAATTACCCGAGGAAGATAAAAGAAACTTTTTGTATTTGAAAAAGGGCTTTGAAGGAGAGATGAAGTTTGATTCTTTAACAGAAAAATTGGAAAGTGATTGTTTAATTTTAAATGATTTGCTTCTTGAGTTAAATAAATCGAAGTTCCAGATTGATTCGTTGCTCATACAAGATAAATTGTACCTTTTTGATGTAAAAAATTTGGAAGGAGATTATTATTATGAAAACGGTGAATTTTACTACCAGGCGGGGAAGTTAACAAATAATCCGATTGCCCAATTACAACGATGTGAATCCCTGCTCCTTCAATTGCTCCAAAAATATGGTTTTAAGCTGCCTGTAGAATCACGCCTAGTGTTTATCAACCCCGAATTTACCCTTTATCAAGCACCTAAAAATAAGCCTATCGTTCATCCCACACAAGTTAATGCCCTAATGAAAAAATTAAATTCGTGGACCGGGAAGGTTAACGGAAAACATAAAAAACTCGCAGATCTATTAGTTTCCATGCATCAAGTTGAATCCCCTTATCCTCGGGTTCCGCGCTATGAGTTTAAGGGGCTGAGAAAAGGTGTGATTTGTTTTTCTTGCCCATCTTTTTTCCTTACTGTTAATGGGAGAAAGATTGTTTGTGATGATTGCGGCTGTGCGGAGAGTATTGATGCCGCAATACTGCGATGCGTAAAGGAGCTCAAGCTTCTATTTCCGGATTTGAAAATTACTACTAGTGTGGTTTTTGATTGGTGTGGGGGGGAATTACGGAAAATAGTATTAGAAGAATTTTGCATCAAAACTTTAAAGTATTAG
- the sigY gene encoding RNA polymerase sigma factor SigY — MDALIKNAKKGDHLAFAMLFKENYPFLVKYLMKITMNPDTAEELAQETMAKCIQKIHLYNGQSKFSTWLVSIATNTYIDQCRKKKREKTWQGQEEVYRKLKWHFESRNEEWNDTLEALGKLPEDVRVPIILKHYYGYSYEEIGEWMKISPGTVKSRVHNGIKSVRRELKLGEETESHHTEQRTTK; from the coding sequence ATGGATGCATTGATTAAAAATGCGAAAAAAGGGGATCATCTTGCATTTGCCATGCTGTTTAAAGAAAACTATCCATTCCTTGTAAAATATTTAATGAAAATTACAATGAATCCCGATACAGCAGAAGAATTAGCACAAGAGACAATGGCGAAATGTATTCAAAAGATTCACCTGTATAATGGTCAAAGTAAATTTTCTACATGGCTCGTTTCAATCGCGACCAATACATACATTGACCAATGCCGTAAAAAGAAGCGGGAGAAAACCTGGCAGGGACAAGAAGAGGTATACCGTAAGCTGAAATGGCATTTTGAAAGCAGGAATGAGGAATGGAATGATACCCTTGAGGCACTAGGGAAGCTGCCGGAGGATGTCCGGGTCCCGATCATTTTGAAGCACTATTATGGTTATTCCTACGAAGAAATTGGAGAATGGATGAAGATTTCTCCCGGAACAGTTAAATCACGGGTGCATAACGGAATAAAGTCAGTCAGAAGGGAGCTGAAGCTGGGTGAAGAAACAGAAAGTCATCATACTGAACAGCGAACAACAAAATAA
- a CDS encoding YxlC family protein, translating to MKKQKVIILNSEQQNKQDFDAIHELQEGLEKIDQFPVYTPNLQWFEQMVIQEQHNKRKKLIKDLSVFFTIAFIILSGLIVSLYQMPAIFILVQIITTVFIVVYTSARLVKRAKQI from the coding sequence GTGAAGAAACAGAAAGTCATCATACTGAACAGCGAACAACAAAATAAACAAGACTTTGATGCAATTCACGAGCTGCAAGAGGGATTAGAGAAAATCGATCAATTTCCTGTCTATACGCCCAATTTACAATGGTTTGAACAAATGGTGATCCAAGAGCAGCATAACAAAAGGAAAAAATTAATTAAAGATTTATCAGTCTTTTTTACAATTGCGTTCATCATTTTAAGTGGACTGATTGTATCCCTGTATCAAATGCCGGCTATTTTTATCCTTGTGCAAATTATCACCACCGTCTTCATCGTGGTATACACAAGTGCTCGGCTCGTGAAGAGGGCGAAGCAAATATGA
- a CDS encoding sigma-Y antisigma factor component — protein MKQELSLTTIIVVVVILLCQSIYLFMDARKRNHNYWLWGIVGLIQAPMPTLFYLIFVRKIFQRKRK, from the coding sequence ATGAAACAAGAGCTTTCGTTAACCACTATTATTGTCGTTGTCGTCATTTTATTATGTCAAAGCATCTATTTATTTATGGATGCAAGGAAACGTAATCATAATTATTGGCTCTGGGGAATTGTTGGCTTGATTCAAGCCCCCATGCCAACACTTTTTTACCTAATTTTTGTCCGAAAAATATTTCAAAGAAAGCGGAAATAA
- a CDS encoding NAD(P)-dependent oxidoreductase yields the protein MNICLFGATGRVGSVILKNALDHHFSVQAVVRDSSKLNLEASGLTVIEGNVLNQAVIAESITGTDAVISALNTDGGSTLSESMPFIIKHMKENGIRRIIAIGTAGILQARSAPHLYRFQSAESKRKSTKDAEEHLKAYLLLKESGLDWTVVCPTYLPIGERIGTYRYEKDVLPENPSSISIYDTGDFAFQQLFSDEFIGARVGLTY from the coding sequence GTGAACATTTGTCTTTTCGGTGCGACTGGAAGAGTGGGTTCGGTCATTCTAAAAAATGCATTGGACCATCATTTTTCTGTCCAAGCTGTTGTGCGGGATAGTAGTAAACTGAATCTTGAAGCTTCAGGTCTTACTGTGATTGAAGGAAATGTCTTGAATCAAGCCGTAATTGCGGAATCCATTACAGGTACTGATGCGGTCATATCCGCTTTAAATACGGATGGCGGTTCAACCCTTTCCGAATCTATGCCCTTCATTATTAAACACATGAAGGAAAATGGCATCAGGCGAATAATTGCGATTGGCACAGCCGGAATACTGCAGGCCCGTTCCGCGCCGCATTTATATCGTTTTCAATCGGCAGAATCCAAGCGAAAAAGCACAAAGGATGCTGAGGAACATTTAAAGGCCTACTTGTTATTAAAGGAATCCGGACTTGATTGGACCGTTGTTTGTCCGACTTATTTGCCAATAGGTGAAAGAATTGGCACATATCGATATGAAAAGGATGTTTTACCTGAAAATCCTTCATCTATTTCGATTTATGACACCGGAGATTTCGCGTTTCAACAGCTTTTTAGTGATGAATTTATTGGAGCACGTGTCGGGCTTACATACTAG
- the fumC gene encoding class II fumarate hydratase codes for MENVRIEKDTLGEVQVPADKFWGAQTQRSKENFKIGTEKMPLELVYGLAYIKKAAAAVNFQLGKLSEAKMKAIQTICDAIHHGDLDEHFPLVVWQTGSGTQTNMNVNEVVANRANELLKTQNSTEKIHPNDDVNMSQSSNDTFPTAMHIAAYLKITETLTPAIQKLKTTLREKEKAFAQIVKIGRTHLQDATPLTLGQEISGWRAMLEKDERMIKEASDYLLDLAIGGTAVGTGINADPKFGEKVAMELSTLTGYPFRSSENKFHALTSHDEIVYVHGALKALAADLMKIANDVRWLASGPRSGIGELTIPANEPGSSIMPGKVNPTQSEALTMAACQVFGNDATIGFAASQGNFELNVFKPVIIYNLIQSIRLLADGMNSFNHNCVVGLEANVEIIKDHVERSLMLVTALNPQIGYEKAAEIAKLAFKENSTLKEAALKTGYVTEEQFTEWMKPEKMV; via the coding sequence GTGGAAAATGTTCGAATTGAAAAAGACACGCTTGGTGAGGTTCAGGTGCCTGCGGACAAGTTTTGGGGGGCACAGACACAGCGGAGCAAGGAAAATTTCAAAATTGGCACGGAAAAAATGCCCTTGGAGCTTGTTTATGGCTTAGCTTATATTAAAAAAGCGGCTGCCGCAGTGAATTTTCAATTAGGCAAGCTAAGTGAAGCTAAAATGAAGGCGATTCAAACCATTTGTGATGCTATTCATCATGGAGACTTGGATGAGCATTTTCCTTTAGTCGTTTGGCAGACGGGCAGCGGCACGCAAACCAATATGAATGTGAATGAAGTGGTTGCCAATCGGGCTAACGAATTATTAAAAACACAAAACAGCACAGAAAAAATTCACCCGAATGATGATGTCAATATGTCGCAAAGCTCCAACGACACCTTCCCTACTGCTATGCATATTGCGGCCTATTTAAAGATTACTGAAACTTTAACTCCAGCGATCCAAAAACTAAAAACCACCCTGCGGGAAAAAGAAAAAGCATTCGCGCAAATTGTGAAAATTGGCCGAACGCATTTACAGGATGCCACCCCGTTAACACTGGGACAAGAGATCAGCGGCTGGCGGGCGATGCTTGAAAAGGACGAAAGAATGATCAAGGAAGCAAGTGATTATCTACTTGATCTGGCCATTGGCGGAACGGCGGTAGGCACGGGAATCAATGCAGATCCTAAGTTTGGTGAAAAAGTTGCTATGGAACTTTCAACCCTAACCGGTTATCCTTTCCGCTCTTCAGAAAACAAATTTCATGCATTAACAAGTCATGATGAAATTGTCTATGTTCACGGGGCCTTAAAAGCACTGGCTGCTGATCTTATGAAAATTGCCAATGATGTCCGCTGGCTCGCTAGCGGCCCGAGAAGCGGCATTGGCGAACTAACGATTCCTGCAAATGAGCCGGGCAGCTCGATTATGCCGGGGAAGGTTAATCCCACTCAAAGCGAGGCCTTAACAATGGCCGCCTGCCAAGTATTTGGCAATGATGCCACGATTGGTTTTGCGGCCAGTCAAGGAAATTTCGAATTGAATGTCTTTAAACCAGTGATCATTTATAATTTGATCCAATCAATCAGGCTCCTTGCTGATGGGATGAACTCCTTTAATCACAATTGCGTAGTCGGTCTTGAAGCAAATGTCGAAATCATTAAAGACCATGTGGAACGGTCATTGATGCTTGTTACAGCGCTAAACCCTCAGATCGGTTATGAAAAAGCCGCGGAAATTGCCAAGCTGGCCTTTAAAGAAAATAGCACACTGAAAGAAGCAGCCCTGAAAACAGGTTATGTCACCGAGGAGCAATTCACCGAATGGATGAAGCCTGAAAAAATGGTATAA
- a CDS encoding alpha/beta-type small acid-soluble spore protein yields the protein MASNNNSNQLLVPGVQQALDQMKYEIASEFGVNLGADTTSRANGSVGGEITKRLVQMAESQMGGFQR from the coding sequence ATGGCTAGTAACAACAACTCTAATCAACTTTTAGTACCAGGCGTTCAACAAGCACTTGATCAAATGAAGTATGAAATTGCTTCAGAATTTGGTGTAAACCTTGGAGCAGATACGACTTCACGTGCAAACGGTTCTGTCGGTGGAGAAATTACAAAGCGTCTTGTGCAAATGGCAGAATCTCAAATGGGCGGGTTCCAACGCTAA
- a CDS encoding ABC transporter ATP-binding protein: MAELKLDHIYKIYDNKVTAVQDFNLHIEDKEFIVFVGPSGCGKSTTLRMIAGLEDISKGDFYIDGKRVNDVAPKDRDIAMVFQNYALYPHMTVYDNMAFGLKLRKFPKDEIDRRVKEAAKILGLEAYLTRKPKALSGGQRQRVALGRAIVRDAKVFLMDEPLSNLDAKLRVAMRAEIAKLHRRLDTTTIYVTHDQTEAMTMATRLVVMKDGIIQQVGSPKEVYEKPENVFVGGFIGSPAMNFFNGKLEDGKFVVGETTIAVPEGKMKFLREQGYVGKPIILGVRPEDIHDEPLFIEASAGTKIKATIDVAELTGAELMVYSSVGGQDFVARLDSRADVHPGDSVDLAFDLNKAHFFDADTESRIRTLNDK, translated from the coding sequence ATGGCTGAATTAAAATTAGATCATATTTATAAAATATATGACAATAAAGTAACGGCAGTGCAAGACTTCAATTTACATATTGAAGATAAGGAATTTATCGTGTTCGTTGGTCCGTCTGGCTGCGGTAAATCGACTACACTTCGAATGATTGCCGGTCTAGAAGATATTTCTAAGGGTGATTTTTACATTGATGGAAAAAGGGTCAATGATGTGGCGCCAAAAGATCGCGACATTGCAATGGTTTTCCAAAACTACGCCCTTTATCCACATATGACTGTTTACGATAACATGGCATTCGGCTTAAAGCTTCGTAAATTTCCTAAGGATGAAATTGACCGCCGTGTGAAAGAAGCAGCAAAAATCCTAGGCTTAGAAGCTTACTTAACTCGTAAACCAAAAGCCCTTTCAGGTGGTCAGCGCCAGCGTGTTGCATTAGGACGTGCAATTGTCCGAGATGCAAAAGTATTTTTAATGGACGAACCATTATCAAACCTTGATGCAAAGCTTCGTGTAGCAATGCGCGCTGAAATTGCCAAGCTTCACCGCCGTCTGGATACAACTACTATTTATGTAACACACGACCAAACAGAAGCGATGACAATGGCAACACGATTGGTTGTTATGAAAGATGGAATCATTCAACAGGTTGGTTCACCGAAAGAAGTATATGAAAAGCCGGAAAATGTCTTCGTTGGCGGCTTTATCGGTTCTCCAGCAATGAACTTCTTTAATGGCAAACTCGAAGATGGGAAATTCGTGGTCGGAGAAACCACGATAGCCGTTCCAGAAGGCAAAATGAAATTTCTTCGCGAACAAGGCTATGTTGGAAAACCAATTATCCTTGGAGTTCGTCCGGAAGATATTCATGATGAGCCGCTATTTATTGAAGCATCTGCAGGAACGAAGATTAAAGCTACTATAGATGTTGCCGAATTAACAGGTGCAGAATTAATGGTATATTCTAGTGTTGGAGGCCAGGATTTCGTTGCCCGCCTTGATTCACGCGCAGATGTCCATCCTGGTGATTCCGTGGACCTTGCATTTGACTTAAATAAAGCTCATTTCTTTGATGCTGACACAGAATCAAGGATTAGAACACTTAACGATAAATAA
- a CDS encoding PucR family transcriptional regulator, which produces MLRKLLSLYEDSILFSSRPNKRSEQYYYFSSDTEDEWIGIPKTEVSDKEVNLLKALYRLDETNHTSVTPAAKNWYDFLHGKAPSPHSQLDTYIRLIQFHINGDNANQAEIESALKGFFTEDVIIIWENGNRGIVIEEKKQISLSEEELISMSETLESDFYVKVSFFIGKLNLLSEQLRSIFHLEKEYFSFAITKLNNSTIFTFERVFPAFLAYHLPADLSARASIDIDGLFHEDPEMFATIKVFLENNLNASMTAKKLYIHRNTLQYRIDKFTEKTGIGLKDFYGAFTVFLACLLFDQNQRK; this is translated from the coding sequence ATGCTTAGAAAATTATTATCATTATATGAAGATTCCATCTTATTTTCCAGTCGCCCCAATAAGCGTTCAGAGCAATATTACTATTTTTCAAGCGATACAGAGGATGAATGGATTGGTATTCCCAAAACGGAAGTCAGTGATAAAGAAGTTAATTTGCTAAAAGCACTATACAGATTGGATGAAACTAACCATACCAGCGTCACTCCTGCCGCAAAGAACTGGTACGATTTTTTGCATGGAAAGGCCCCTTCCCCGCATTCCCAATTGGATACATATATCCGCTTGATCCAGTTTCATATTAACGGTGATAATGCAAATCAAGCCGAAATTGAATCTGCCTTAAAAGGATTTTTTACGGAAGATGTTATCATTATTTGGGAAAATGGAAATCGAGGAATTGTCATTGAAGAGAAAAAACAGATTTCTCTATCAGAAGAAGAATTAATTTCGATGTCTGAAACGCTAGAAAGTGACTTTTATGTTAAAGTATCTTTTTTTATTGGAAAGTTAAATCTGCTTTCAGAGCAACTTCGTTCTATTTTTCACTTGGAAAAAGAATACTTTTCTTTTGCAATTACGAAGCTTAATAATTCAACAATATTTACATTTGAACGGGTTTTTCCTGCCTTTTTAGCCTATCATTTGCCAGCGGATTTAAGCGCAAGGGCAAGCATTGACATTGACGGGTTATTCCATGAAGACCCGGAAATGTTTGCGACGATTAAGGTATTTCTTGAAAATAACTTGAATGCCAGTATGACAGCCAAAAAATTGTATATTCACCGAAACACACTACAATACCGGATTGATAAATTTACCGAGAAGACAGGTATTGGGTTAAAGGACTTTTATGGTGCATTTACTGTCTTTTTAGCTTGTCTGCTTTTTGACCAAAATCAACGGAAATGA
- a CDS encoding YheE family protein, translated as MLMHFQFKPLFENKNIPGWNFSFYHKKQRYTGVYHQTGKIEWTKNTPEQEDFEALTSQIHELMLYHVYE; from the coding sequence ATGCTGATGCACTTTCAATTCAAGCCATTATTTGAAAATAAAAATATTCCAGGCTGGAATTTTTCCTTTTACCACAAGAAGCAAAGGTATACAGGGGTCTACCATCAAACGGGAAAAATTGAATGGACAAAAAATACTCCTGAACAAGAAGATTTTGAAGCTTTGACAAGCCAAATCCATGAATTAATGCTTTACCATGTATACGAGTAA
- a CDS encoding YheC/YheD family protein: MKKNYPSPLIGILTSRKANGALAGNGPLFIELQKRLISLNGISFVFIPEEIEKDSIIGYQFSPDDKCWFKKRFRYPDLVYNRIPFQKSEQAESSQYLFSLLKERNIPFFNPCFIDKYELYLLLKNHDPLQQYLPQTILAKDQEKLFSFLKNFNVLYLKPRYSSKGKGIFRLSIKGPGRIELEGIKHKESFPSFKLFWKSWNKELLEKNYLAQEGIESEEYAGHRFDFRILAHAEEDDFVITGVGIRQSHKQGITTHIPAGGRLLPYHMLQTTEHDQFMQAIVPHVGKALSAKLGFFGEFSIDAGVSKTGRYYIYEVNSKPMSFDETEIEERKIEQLCRLFLQLTETQK; encoded by the coding sequence ATGAAAAAAAATTACCCATCACCGCTGATTGGCATTTTAACATCCCGCAAGGCAAACGGGGCACTTGCCGGTAACGGCCCTCTTTTTATCGAATTGCAAAAAAGGCTTATTTCATTAAACGGAATAAGCTTTGTCTTCATTCCAGAAGAAATAGAGAAGGATTCTATTATTGGCTATCAGTTTTCACCTGATGACAAATGCTGGTTCAAGAAACGATTCCGGTATCCGGACCTCGTTTACAATCGGATCCCTTTTCAGAAATCAGAGCAGGCAGAATCAAGCCAATATTTATTTTCTTTATTAAAAGAAAGGAACATCCCCTTCTTTAACCCTTGTTTTATCGATAAGTATGAGCTGTATCTATTACTGAAAAATCATGATCCCCTTCAGCAATATTTGCCGCAAACCATTCTTGCCAAGGATCAGGAGAAATTGTTTTCATTTTTAAAGAACTTCAATGTGCTGTACTTAAAGCCGCGGTATTCTTCAAAGGGAAAGGGAATCTTTCGTTTAAGTATAAAGGGTCCTGGGCGAATTGAACTTGAAGGAATAAAACACAAGGAGAGTTTTCCATCTTTTAAACTTTTTTGGAAGAGCTGGAACAAGGAGCTGCTTGAAAAAAACTATTTGGCACAAGAAGGAATAGAATCAGAAGAGTACGCTGGTCATCGTTTTGACTTTCGTATCCTCGCTCATGCCGAAGAAGATGATTTTGTGATAACTGGTGTTGGCATTAGGCAATCCCATAAGCAGGGGATCACTACCCATATTCCCGCCGGCGGCAGACTCCTTCCCTATCATATGTTGCAAACAACCGAGCATGATCAATTTATGCAAGCCATTGTCCCACACGTAGGAAAGGCATTATCAGCCAAACTGGGCTTTTTTGGGGAATTTTCTATCGATGCCGGTGTTAGTAAAACTGGCAGATATTATATCTACGAAGTCAATTCGAAACCAATGAGCTTTGATGAAACAGAAATTGAGGAAAGAAAAATCGAGCAGTTATGCCGTTTATTTCTTCAGTTAACAGAAACTCAGAAATGA
- a CDS encoding YheC/YheD family protein: MRKHYLIEVVQNDQLIVFCPPDVIRDKQIKRVAFGSKSMEVEFLPHPDHNDRIVISRKIQEGIQFPHFKLPLHTFLENEILYIGPLVGIFTAGFTPFSQQPIGERTVFFSKLLSVNKTVGALPFVFGEQHIDWEQGTIAGYFFHDHGWQTVEVPFPNVIYDRLPNRKSEGNPKLIKVRERLQKEYLIPWYNPGFFNKLDIYERLQQDASVTMYLPETYPFTSFSSLETLLSKYGHIFIKPKNGSLGLGVHQIIYDKNTDDYYIRYQDETGVNRLRKYSSLERLFQSVFANQSLEKMIVQQGIHLLRNETRSVDFRVHTNKDEHGKWHVTAMAAKIAGQGSVTTHARSGGDIKTISEIFSKEEGDAFTEKLSQAALLLSTALDAHVEGIIGEIGFDLGIDRNGDVWLFEANSKPGRSIFSHPELKEFDYLTRKLSIAFAVFLTEQALLHPEELFK; encoded by the coding sequence ATGAGAAAACATTATCTCATTGAGGTTGTTCAAAACGATCAATTAATTGTTTTTTGTCCTCCGGACGTCATTCGTGATAAACAAATCAAAAGGGTTGCCTTTGGTTCAAAATCTATGGAAGTAGAATTTCTTCCCCATCCCGATCATAATGACAGGATTGTAATCAGCAGAAAAATTCAAGAGGGGATACAGTTTCCACATTTCAAACTCCCATTGCATACCTTTTTGGAAAATGAAATTCTTTATATTGGCCCTCTCGTTGGAATTTTCACCGCTGGATTTACACCTTTTTCCCAGCAGCCGATCGGTGAGCGGACAGTATTCTTTTCAAAATTGCTTTCTGTAAATAAAACGGTCGGAGCCCTTCCCTTTGTCTTTGGAGAACAGCATATTGACTGGGAGCAGGGAACCATTGCGGGGTATTTTTTTCATGACCATGGATGGCAAACTGTGGAGGTTCCCTTTCCAAATGTCATTTACGACCGGCTGCCAAATCGGAAAAGCGAAGGGAATCCTAAACTTATCAAGGTAAGGGAACGGCTGCAAAAGGAATATCTTATCCCTTGGTATAATCCCGGATTTTTCAATAAACTGGATATTTATGAACGACTGCAGCAGGATGCATCGGTGACGATGTATCTCCCTGAGACCTATCCGTTTACATCCTTTTCCTCACTAGAAACGTTGCTCTCCAAATATGGCCATATTTTTATTAAGCCAAAAAACGGCAGCCTCGGACTGGGTGTTCATCAGATCATATATGACAAAAATACGGACGATTATTATATTCGCTATCAAGACGAAACAGGAGTCAATCGCTTGAGGAAATATTCCAGTCTAGAGCGATTGTTCCAATCGGTATTTGCTAATCAATCACTTGAAAAAATGATTGTGCAGCAAGGAATTCACTTGCTCAGAAATGAGACTCGATCTGTCGATTTTCGTGTCCATACGAATAAAGACGAACATGGAAAATGGCATGTAACTGCAATGGCAGCGAAAATAGCCGGTCAAGGCAGTGTCACAACCCACGCAAGAAGCGGTGGAGATATTAAAACCATCAGCGAGATTTTTTCAAAAGAAGAAGGTGATGCATTCACTGAAAAGCTGTCGCAAGCAGCACTGCTGTTAAGTACGGCCCTTGATGCCCATGTTGAAGGCATTATTGGCGAAATTGGCTTTGATTTAGGCATCGACAGGAATGGTGATGTATGGCTGTTTGAAGCCAATTCCAAACCAGGCAGGTCTATTTTTAGCCATCCGGAATTAAAGGAATTTGATTACCTGACTCGCAAATTATCGATTGCATTTGCTGTTTTTCTTACCGAGCAAGCTCTATTACATCCTGAGGAACTATTTAAATGA
- a CDS encoding YheC/YheD family protein gives MITFGIMTLNMESENLYINEMANLAESCEMEVFRFIPSDINPHTLQVKGRKFDVKTKSWQDKDLPIPTIIYDRCFYGDDEHSKQCLPIVSWLKSRKDITFLGYGLPNKLELYHAIKNTVLSSYLPVSLLVTEPALVLNELSAKKKVILKPINGSQGYGIYYVKKNDKTFHVKTEKQKQIISRIFPNEAKLIQWLRTILKQRGYLLQPYLELSNNDQQPFDIRILLQKNATGVWGERGRGIRTGNTGGILSNLSAGGSVISFSEWASSLPPAKGEYIRQELDYILSQLPEILEKEFMPLFEIGVDIGIAKNGSIWILDINSKPGRKVLLHTRPDIQKTLILAPLLYGKYLSQTEQMERKNVYEKTLSH, from the coding sequence ATGATTACATTTGGCATTATGACATTAAATATGGAAAGTGAAAATTTATATATAAACGAAATGGCAAACCTGGCTGAATCATGTGAGATGGAAGTCTTTCGATTTATTCCATCCGATATAAACCCTCATACCCTTCAGGTAAAAGGGCGAAAGTTTGATGTCAAAACAAAGTCCTGGCAGGACAAAGACTTACCGATTCCTACGATTATTTACGACCGCTGTTTTTACGGAGATGATGAACATTCGAAGCAATGCCTCCCGATTGTCTCATGGCTTAAGAGCAGAAAGGATATTACCTTTTTAGGTTACGGCCTGCCTAATAAACTTGAATTATATCATGCAATCAAAAACACAGTCTTATCCTCCTATTTACCGGTCTCTCTGTTAGTTACCGAGCCAGCCCTTGTTTTAAATGAACTTTCCGCTAAGAAAAAGGTAATTTTAAAACCAATTAACGGTTCACAAGGATATGGCATTTATTACGTAAAGAAAAACGACAAAACCTTTCATGTTAAAACAGAAAAGCAAAAACAAATTATTTCACGAATTTTTCCTAATGAGGCCAAGCTCATTCAATGGCTGAGAACTATATTGAAACAGCGCGGCTATCTTTTACAGCCCTACCTGGAACTGTCGAATAATGACCAACAGCCGTTCGATATCCGCATTCTCCTGCAGAAAAATGCAACGGGGGTTTGGGGTGAACGCGGCAGAGGGATTCGTACCGGGAACACGGGCGGAATTTTATCAAACTTGAGTGCCGGCGGTTCTGTCATCAGCTTTTCAGAATGGGCCTCTTCCCTTCCACCTGCAAAGGGAGAATATATTCGCCAGGAATTAGATTATATTCTTAGTCAGCTCCCGGAAATTCTTGAAAAAGAGTTTATGCCATTATTTGAAATTGGTGTTGACATCGGAATTGCTAAAAATGGTTCGATTTGGATTCTCGACATCAACTCCAAACCGGGTAGAAAGGTCCTGTTACACACCCGTCCAGACATACAGAAAACTCTAATTCTTGCCCCCCTCCTTTACGGAAAATACCTTTCTCAGACGGAGCAAATGGAAAGGAAGAACGTTTATGAGAAAACATTATCTCATTGA